The Plasmodium vinckei vinckei genome assembly, chromosome: PVVCY_09 genome includes the window GCAAGTTATTTATAaccaataaaattattaaataaaatattaacaaaattttcAGTGAAGCATGACTAAATTggttatacatataatcattattattattatgaatataataaaaatcgaACCAATAAGATTATCTAGCCATATCATTAAGCTAAAAAGTATGTATATCCAAAGAAccaaaatatgcatattttaatttactaGCTAGGCTCTTATATCAAATAGATTTAACTTATCGAAAAAAAGGTATGATCACATAgttatacataaataattactTAAAAGTTAAAAGACATTAATATgagaatatttttgaaatattatctATACAGTATAAGAAATAATGTTTCCCTTATTATTCACATATTCCTttatgttataaaaaatgaaaaagaaatatgaTTAAACAACCCTATGAAATTATACAAGTTATTGTATTGGGTGTGTGTTATTCAACCAAGATATTGTCTTGCTTATGTACAAATGTAAATgctaataatttaaaaccattgaacattttttatggttTTGTGGTATTAAAATAGGGTATTCAGCATtagcatttatatatatacttttagATTTGTTGCGattgatttttatttttcaatatagTTACATgtataaatgaatatgacGGGTTATATTTTGTCTTATTGTGAGAAGAATGGTTAAAACTAAAGTTTATTTCAATTTTGAGATATATTCCATTTTCTTAGTCTCATAAAAttatggaaaaatataaattattttttataaaatattttcttcgaGTTTATATAACTGCATATTATgcctttttatttcactAAAGAATAAAGTGTtgtatgataaaaaaaatatataaaataaaatatgttttatgtATAGCTATTTTGTccatatacatacatatatggattaataaaacaatcgtaaattaattttatagaaaaaaaaattacaattttaatgaataCTTTAAAgaatgtataatattttcaaaataatataaggataccaaaatatataataaaaataaattattaaagttggcgaataaataatgtgtatgggtcatattttttttacatacaTGTAAATTTTCCTTTGggttttatattataagaaattgttaaaaaatgtgaaaaaattaaaaaataaaaactatagcaattatacaaaatgaaatgCATATGTGAAATAtgctattttttgttaGATCGAACAAGTTGAACATTGCTGCAAACAActttaacaatttttttttatattttattcacgtgttttttcatttgtgtgtatttaaaatttctaattataagtatatttttgtaaaaaaaaatataatattacattattaaagtgtaaataaacaagttaaaaaaaatatattattctaAGAGAGTGGGGtgataaacaaaaattaaaaaagacaaCTAAATGTATAGCcatgcatataatatatagttatgttagtaatcattttttaagtaaCATAAATCAAATATGATAAACATAAAACTATGAATAAgatattcaaataaaaagacaAGATACATAGAGAACAGAAAAATGCATACTCATTAATCAAAATGTTGGAATTCCCTTTTTTTTGATCAactaaaatttgtttttaaactAATCCTACTGATATAGGATCcaattttgataaaaacatattgtCATATCAATCGAACAAATagcaatatattaattttatatatatatatatgtatttacccctgtgtaaatatttgtataattgCACAAGTGCTTATGAATGTTGTGGTAAATGATAATAgttgttgaaaaaaaaatagagaaaaaatgaaaagcaATAGAATGAacacaaaaataatggatagaaaactaaataataataaaatattttataagaaatcatcaaattttttaaaaaaaataaataaatttgtacAATGGTATCGAATGGAAAAAGTATTTGGTCCtgtatttgtatataaatattcaactttaatagtattttttatatttttatttattttaaatttatcagTTGGTATtggaatattatatttaagcTCACAATATATAGAATGCAAAATTccatatgaatataaaactCAACCATACACAAAATATTCGATTATTAAAGTAACACCAGAACATTGTAAAGGACATGAAAATTTAACAGAATTAAAGGGAGAAATAAATGTAcattatgaaatatatggaGTTCAACAAAACCATTATAGTTTTATGAAAAGTTTTAATACAAAACAATTAGgaggaaaaatatttctatcTCAAGATTATCTAAATCAGTGTTATCCTTTAATTACTTACTTTAAagatcaaataaataaaatattgcaCCCATGTGGAATATTACCGTGGCATGTTTTCActgataattatatattttatgataaaGAGCCTGATAATGCACCATTTCCAAACCCATTACCATTAAAAGAGAGGGTAGAAGATATtactataaaatattttagaaaattttttaaaaacactCATTCTGAAAccattaaattatataaagacCAAGTATATTTTTGGATGGATACAAAAGCTCAATCCGAGGCATTAcatgaaaatattgtaCCAAATGATAAATTACTTATTTTACCTCAagcattaaaatataatatagcaGGACATGCTATGGAAAATAgtcattttattaattggATGATACCATCACCATTTAAGCATATTAAAAGATTATATGGAAAATTAGATGGTCCTATTtcatttccattttatatttatattgaaaACAATTTTAGAACTGCTGAAGCTAAagcaattattattacagagtctaatttttacattaataataatttaatcggaataatttttattataatatctaTTTTGTCTTTAATTTTGTCTATACTTTATTACATaagaatgaaaaaacataaatttatgCGACGAATTGAAGACTAAATTGGCATagcaaataatttatatactatTCCATTTACGTAGGTCTCAACATATATTGCATAatggaatatatttttcacgCCTTTACGCTTTAACCATATATACCTCTAAGAGTAATTCTATAAACAAATACAATCACCgaaacatataattttcaattattatatagctagctatatattttatgattttttaagggaaatatgaaaaaatgcatacacacacatgtatatatatatggttGTATGGTACATATTTTCCATAAACATGATATTtgcataattatatacCCCTATGGAACCAAAACatcatattaatatattttcttttattgtgaataacattttcttattttttttaaaaaattaaagacaATTTAATTCCGCTAAATAGCGTATTTGTATAACTAATGACGTTTCCTATGCTTTTTTAGCAATattatactatatatatttttttttttgattgtACAATTTGCATAATGAGTTTAAAGtgtttgaaaattatttaatttataatactcataaaatgtttaatcatttataaaatttgcgATTGCAATGTAGACGGGAAAAATTAACTTAATTTGCCATTAtgttttgtaaaatattcacattattttttttatttttttaaaaacaaaattaaaataaatgagatggtaaattatttaaattataattgtttgtttcattttttcattttattactactattttttctcttttgtGTTgctaaattaaaaagagaATTAAGGGAACACCAATATATTTAGGCAATTTTTTGTAACACacactaaaaaaaataacatcaacacatttaaaataggggaaaatttttaataattaatactattatatttaatatgtgTAAAAGAGCTAAAACcgtaatataattaaataagaCTGAAAATTggtgtaatatatattattgcaTGCTTGCccttaaataatatttaagtATTGATTTTCTTTACACAAAAAAGCAATTTCCTTTTTGATGTGAGCATTATTAtggatttatttatattgctGGGAATTTATTCTTagtataaatttatttttttccggttttgaaaatagttttatttatatataaatagaaaatatggaaaataaaattcataAATCGGATTTGGAacatttgattttttttttatttcacaGCTAgccatataatatatatatgtgcttGGAGATCCAAATAGCTTAATTTCAATGGTGTGTGgaacttattttttttttttataagatagctatttttatattgattGCGCATGCAattgttataaaataatataatttttattttttacacatattttgtttttttttacacaaaattgtgctttttttttagtgcacatgaaaaaaaaaaggaaaaaaagagaaaaaaaaaagggaaaaaaaCGTACATCTACACATTGTTATTTAGCAATAAAACGGAGAACAaatctataaatatataatttttacgactataatataatgtgtgtacaacaaaaaattaatttaaattataattttatttaattttataataattttcattttgattttttattgtttttttaattggaatataattaaaaatgattttacACATTTTCCTCATAAAGAAGgctatataattatataagtgTGTGTATATAACTATTGTATGGtaattgttttataaattaaattttttaaaacattattctattttataatttgtaaattaaaaatattaataaaataaaagctataaaaatgaaaggaatatattatatcgTAATTGTGTGCTCTCTTTATCTAATAAACTTGGGTAATTGTTCCGAAGGTGgagataatattttttcagaAAATGGTAATATTAATTACGATTTAATTAATCAGGAAAATTCTGAAAGAAGTCATAAACTAATTAACCCATGGGAACAgtatatggaaaaatatgatatagaAAATGTGCATGGTTCAGGTATAAGAGTTGATTTAGGTGAAGATGCACGTGTGGAAAATCAAGATTATAGAATACCTTCAGGTAAATGTCCAGTTATGGGAAAAGGTATAACTATTCAAAATTCTAGtaaatcatttttagaGCCAGTAGCTACCGGCGATCAGAAAGTAAGAGACGGAGGATTGGCATTTCCTAAAACAACTGTAAACATTTCTCCTATATTAATTACCAATctcaaaaaaatgtatgagAAGCTTCCAGAAGTAGTATcgttaaataatatgtcaTTGTGTGCAAAACATGCCTCATTTTATCTTCCAGGTAAAGATGTCAGTACAGCATATAGGCATCCCGCAGTTTATGATAAGTCTAATGAAACATGTTACCTTTTGTATGTGGCAGCACAAGAAAATATTGGTCCAAGATATTGTAgtgatgataaaaataatgaaaatctACCATTTTGCTTCACACCAGAAAAAgctgaaaaatataaaagctTATCCTATATAACTAAAAATTTACGTGAGGATTGGGAAACAAGTTGCCCTACTAAAGGTGTAAAAAATGCTAAATTTGGACTTTGGGTTGATGGCTATTGCATAGATTATAAGAAGCCTAAAGTTCTTGATAGTGAAACCTTATTAGAATGTAGTCAAAAAGTTTTTGACGAAAGTGCTTCTGATCAACCTAAacaatatgaaaaataccTAGAGGATACTGCCAAAATTCGACGAGGAATTGTCGATAAAAATGGTAAACTTATAGGTGAGGCTTTGTTACCAATAGGATCTTATAGAGCAGATCAAGTTAAAAGTAAAGGAAAGGGATATAACTGGGCAcattatgataaaataaaaaaaaagtgttaCATTTTCGACAAAAAGCCATCATGTTTaattaatgataataatttcaCTGCAATAACTGCTTTATCAAGTATAGAAGAAAATTCCCAAGAAGATTTTCcttgtaatatatataaaaataaaatccaAGAAGAAATTAAAGTCTTAAACGTGAACCGAAACaataatggaaataatatcGTTAAATTTCCtagaatatttatttcaactGACAAAAATAGTTTAAATTGCCCATGTGACCCTACTCAAATGAGTGAGCACAgttgtaatttttatgtatgtaACTGTGTAGAGAAAAGACAATTTATATCTGAGAATAATGATGTTCAAATAAAAGAGGAGTTTAGAAGTGAATATGAAAGCCCAATAAATCAGAACatgataattattataattttgattgCTACTGGAGCTATATTGGCCGCTCTATtaatcttttatttctttaaaagTAACAAACCGGGTGAAGATTATGATAAAATGGGCCAAGCAGATGCCTATGGTAAAACCAAATCCAGAAAAGATGAAATGTTAGACCCAGAGGTGTCATTTTGGGGTGAAGATAAAAGAGCATCACACACAACACCAGTTTTGATGGAAAAaccatattattaaaaaatatagccattaaataattaagtaattaaataatgaatcgtttaaataattaattattaataattaaataaaatattaactaGTCAGGTAATattgaatatttatattaacagacagaatattttttttatttacacaaATTAATTAACATTTTTGAAGACCCcaaaattcaaataaattaaacatAAACATATTGGTAATAATgccaaaataattaaaatgagaattaaaaaatattaatttagaTATGTAATAGCATTGTTATACTAACATGcattattactatatatgcaaaaacAACTTAAATCaaattatattgtttttaccTGTGTGGTTAAAgtatattcataatattttaacaccaaaataatgtatatcttattatcgtttttttttgtttatgtcttattatataatatattttaattaatttgaaTTAATTATAGTGTGTTATATTTTGCTTTACTAATAAGCAATATacacaaatattttttttttttttttttttggttgAACTGATATTCTATATCTCTTATGtgatatttgttttaataaGATAATATAAGATATTtcaatttgtatatatatattttttaggaATGCTTTTGTAATGTTacattatcattatatgcatatagaaagaaattattatttaaaaaaaaaaaaaaaacaaactttaatacttttttaattatagtagtaatattttttttatataattaccTATGTTGTTTTGggtattttttcaataatatttttttaaactttccgcattatttaaaatgcCATGTTTGCTATTccaccatttttttaaagttgGCAAGCATTTCTCTTAATCGGTATGTTATATTACTTTATGCAATAAAGtgttactttttttatatatgtaaatattaatcatatatattaactttttaagatggttattatataaaaatatacattatgGGATGGCATTAAATTgaaattcaaaaatatattaaaagggagatatagaatattaataatatagcaTTGCTTGCTAGAACATATCTAATACATTATAATACATTAAATGGGAAAGCATTTCTATAATATGGGTTTTATATAGCTAGCGATTTGtttgcaaaaaataaaagtgttGTTCTTTTGCACACATTATAAAGACGCTAATGTGTTTAACAATTAATGATATcgaatatgaaaaatggCTATTTATAAGTACAGATAAATGctaacatatattttatatttataataaactaTTGTAagataatgatatatatattggaaaatgactatatttttatgaaaagtACAAGAATCTATTTAAATTGACAATTATTTTGGTATTGCTCTAATACGTCCATTCACATTTTGAAAAGCTAAAAAGAGAAAGTGACATCAGCTATAGAGATGAGTTATAGAAGGACGCGAACTGGCATATTTAATTGCTTGGATGGTGCATATaagtgaaaataaatacaagtTTCCCGAGTTAGAGAGTATATATTAAGCATGggctattatatatgttagtCATCaaccataaaaaatgaatacaAATTATAGTGAAATAAGGAAATTGtttaattattacattagagaatattattatcaaaaatcAAAAGGGacatattttgttcatataaaaaatccaggaatattatttacctcattaaaattttataaaaaaaaaaaaacaattttcccaaatatatatgattggTATTTTggtaatttaaataatttaaaaaaaaataaggatGTATTGcattatgaaaattattataatataaaaaatatttactcatacaaaataaacaaaaacatagaaaaaaaagggcATGGTGTTGAAACtgggaatatatatatagacgATTCAGAATCAAACTTAGACAATACATATAGAACAAgcaatttatattataatatgaacCCTGTTTATTTATcgaaaatatgtttatatgatttaaatgattatcatgtattattttcaacGAATTATTATGACGCGTTCATACAGTTTTATTACAGTTtaatatcatataaaatggacttaaataatatgaaaatgtttCCAAACTTAAGAATATTGATAAgccatattaaaaatttaaataacatTATAAATGACGAACTTATTAAaagttcttttttttatttaattaaacaaaaaaaaatatttaatgagGACTAccttcataatatttttaaaaatatatactccATTATGCTTCATAATTCTcctctttatttatttgttgaCGACTTTTCACAATTTAGGATAAttcttaattttataaataaggtaggtgtaaataaaaaagtgcCATAAATGTGCAACCTAAACTGGCAATTGAATGAATTTTTCCTATTTAATGGATACTTATATAAACCGAGTATCattatatgtgtgtgtgtgtttttttttttagggGGAAATAAGAGATATGTTTGAAAGTGCCTTACCATAtccttattatataatagtagacgaaaatataaacatctacaatatacaaaattttaatgcttatttaaaagaatatatatttaaagaaaGAGATTTAAATACAAACACGGTTAATTCAGAAGATTATGATACCAACAAAGAAAGTCGTGACGATATTTTTAGcccaaataataataatcaacataaaaatgtgGAGCATATTGAAAACTTTAAAATTGGAAATGAAAATAGTAAAGATGTTTCAAATccaaaaaattcaaaaatttatttttttaagtttataaaaatatttgacaTGAAGCCAAATTATCGCTTCACcgtaaaaaaatgattgcATATCATTTGcaacaatttttatgtgaaaattttcatatattacatatttatatatttgtgtgtagatataattttttaattcgaaatatacaaataaatataacccaacttaattcaaataatgtAGGTGGCACATGGTTTTGCCTctcacaaaaaaatataaaaaaaacaaataataatacaaaataataacataacATATAGGAATATTTAGTAGATACTATGCGCATGTGAATAATAAACtgatttaatattttatttggaGATACTTTTCCAACTGTCTAATTTCTTTGCTTGAATAGTGATCTATATTTCTTATCGTTTCcttgtaaattttattttttgtttggtTATATACTATATCATAATTGGATAGGGAATtgagaaaaaacaaaatttgaTATTTATCTAAAAGGCAaagattattatttatttgtttaaaaatataagaaaaaagtgttttattataattaatatatgaaagtatttctaaaatttgtaaaagatgattattattcataatttctttattaatatataaataatttattatttgttctactaaagaatatattttctccTTTAATTGGTTTATATGCAAATTTTGgtcatttatttgtttggaatcattttctgtttttatataaatatggaaTGGGTTATTggcatttatatatgatttcccttttaagaaaaaaatacaagaATTAAGAGACATGATAAgtgtattaatatttttgtctactttattttttaaaaataaaattggaaaagaagaaaaaaaattaattacaaaataattggACATGGTATACATATGCATTAGCTGACAAAGGTTATtaaaattcattttatttatattatatttatttgctaatatatttaaaaaatgatgtaGATATGATTCATCTATGTTATACTGTATTAAAATGTTATCTTttgtattaattatatattttttttttttacttttataattatcatcttcaaatttgtatatatatgagtTGTGATTATTCTCTAGCACATTTTGATTAACTAAATTAGTCTCATCAAcatttatacaattttgtTCGATAgtatttccatattttcCAAGATATTCAAGAATATAAGAAATATCATATTCCTTTTCGAAAATTACTTCAGTACTCTCTTTTTGATTTGTTATATACTCATCGATTATTTTAaagtttatattatcattacttatgtcttttttaattctataTAAGCTTAGGCcacttaaaaaatgtgtaatatatgtatatccAAATCTTAACTCAAAAAAATGgcgaaaaatatttgatattaataaaacagAAACTAACTCATGTCTATTATTTTcgtttgtatttatttcgtttaatattttataattatatatataagaacaaatatttattaaaatattatctaatataaaacttttataattatttgttaattcaaataatgaaaagttcacctttttttcttcatcattatgaatatataatttataggAATCATGtgtttcttcttttttttgttgctCTTCATTCAAGGGATTAGTAAGATTATTAACATAATTACATCCTCCCTTTTCAATAATATTGTTTCCCCTTCgttgttttaaaatactTTTCCTTTTATATCGGCCATATATACTTTTGCCCGAATTAATAAGATTAGtttgtttttcatttgtttctTCCTCATTGATATTTATCCCATTTTCTACATCATCTTTAGATTCATATAATTGAAAGCtagcattattattattagttgtaatattgttattattatgatttaCTATTTCGCGAAGTAATAAAtgattaaataatatttttttttttaaagagtTCAAATCTTGTTTTTCCCTTttcttataaaatattatattattaataattttttgtgggttaatattgtttatagtattaattatttgcaCATTAATATTATCTAATTCTTCCTTATTTATgtctctatttttttttaataacttTATTATATCTGGAATTTTCATACGATACCCTTTTATTATACTATCATTATTAGATAGGGAAAATGCCAATTTGGTTAGCCTTAACATTCATGAAACATATAACgggcatatatatagagactataaaaaatgaaaaaaatatgtgtaatactatatattatcacCTTTATAATAACttctaatatatttaaataccattttttgatacataatatatacaaaaataatcgtataaatatattttttgtaatatataaaaacttACAACTAGTATCAACAATCTTAGCTAACTATAATGATAGTATCCCCTTTTTTTGTGCTTCATTctttgttatatatatttgaatatgaaaaatggaaagttaattaaaatgtttcatatatatataataatgatgaaaatataaattaattttattttttttttcaaacttTAAATGGGTTCCGTTGATTAATgcaattacaaaaaatattgcaaAAATTgagattttttttttttttttgcatatattcCAAATAAAACATTGTTATATGTCTAAGAAAatagattaaaaaaaaaagtaaaaagtttcaaattgaaaaaaataaaaaagagaaagaTATGTATAGCATATAGATGGACATTCCATAAAATGTGTTACGTAATTCTATTGgggaaagaaaaataaaataaatatatccataatatatataaaataataattatatcacTGAGGTATGATagtagaaataaaaaaataaacataaagggagaaaaaataatattactcACAAACAGAAGGGggatataaatacaaaataatgatttaGAATTTGCTTAAGAATGATAATagtacaaaaaaaagaaaggaCGGGCAGAAAGAAGAGAaccataatatatatatgatttataaaacaaaatgaaaaaaaatatggttgaatataatatgccTGAAGAAAGTGAATATAAAGAAGAGTGTATATTCACATCAattgatatttttaatggaGACTATAACTATTTAAATTTCCATTATATATGCGAGATAATATTTGATGATTTTAGTTTTATATCTCCATATCATtgttacttttttttacgtAATCAGTATGAACctttagaaaatataaaaaataattatttacaaaatacaGGAAATAGTATATCTAATCATGACTATTTAAAAGTGATTcgtgaaaaaaaatccaTAGAACtgtttgaaaataaacGGGCACTTTATTATAGCCAAAATGAATTACCAAGTTCAAATCGGAGAGCTTTGAATGCAATAGCTGATGTTATAAATGGATTAGCAATTGAAGATTTGATAGCTATTTCGGTCTATTTAGGCGAGGtatgcatatgtatatataatgaaatatagatatttattatgGTTCGATAGGACTATACTACTTTTCCTTTTGTTGTCtctaaatttgtttattatttttacctTTTTGCAGAACCCGGAATGGAATAAGCACAAACTTACGTGGATGGAGATGATGCAAAGAGACAAATTCCGTAGGTATCAAAAAATTCGAGAAAATTTAGGGAGTACagaaaaaagagaaataatatataaggTAAAGGGTGAAGAATTTGATAagatagaaaataaaaacatgattaaagatatatattattttggaGTGTTTGAAAGAAAAggacaaaataatttaggtagaatatatatgaatataagaaatgatataataaataataatgaaatatattcatgGGTATTAACTAATTGTAATTTACAAACAgacaaaaatttaattgctgatattattattgaagaaaaatatCTTGAAAGAACTATAATTGATAATATTCAAACtgatgaaatatatacaaaaaaaaatgaaaatataaatgattatataaaaacagaagagaaaatacaaaattattctTTTACTTCAAAagaatttatatcatttggaaaaaattctaataatgatattatttgtttaaatCCATCTATTTCGAGATTTCattgtattttatatttttcaaaagattttcatctttatttaatagATGTTGGATCTAAATCCagaacaaaattaaataataatgttataaaaataaatgaaaaatataaaattgaaaataatgatgttattattttaggTGTGTCTAAAAGgacatataaaattaatatacaaattgaTAAAGTTTTATCATATCTtgatactaaaaaaaatgaagctcaaaaaaaattaaaagtaaTCAATGAAGAAATAGAGCACcctatgaaaaataaaaatttattaaagttAAAAGTTTCaaacatttattataaatgcaatgaaaatgatattcTAGACTTCTTTAAAGATTGTggtgaaattaaaaatatgcacatgTACAATGTTCcgattataaataaagaagagGGTGttgaaaatggaaataataataaagatgatTCTAAtaaatcgaaaaaaaaaaaattcttgAAACAAGCA containing:
- a CDS encoding LEM3/CDC50 family protein, putative is translated as MKSNRMNTKIMDRKLNNNKIFYKKSSNFLKKINKFVQWYRMEKVFGPVFVYKYSTLIVFFIFLFILNLSVGIGILYLSSQYIECKIPYEYKTQPYTKYSIIKVTPEHCKGHENLTELKGEINVHYEIYGVQQNHYSFMKSFNTKQLGGKIFLSQDYLNQCYPLITYFKDQINKILHPCGILPWHVFTDNYIFYDKEPDNAPFPNPLPLKERVEDITIKYFRKFFKNTHSETIKLYKDQVYFWMDTKAQSEALHENIVPNDKLLILPQALKYNIAGHAMENSHFINWMIPSPFKHIKRLYGKLDGPISFPFYIYIENNFRTAEAKAIIITESNFYINNNLIGIIFIIISILSLILSILYYIRMKKHKFMRRIED
- a CDS encoding apical membrane antigen 1, putative, encoding MKGIYYIVIVCSLYLINLGNCSEGGDNIFSENGNINYDLINQENSERSHKLINPWEQYMEKYDIENVHGSGIRVDLGEDARVENQDYRIPSGKCPVMGKGITIQNSSKSFLEPVATGDQKVRDGGLAFPKTTVNISPILITNLKKMYEKLPEVVSLNNMSLCAKHASFYLPGKDVSTAYRHPAVYDKSNETCYLLYVAAQENIGPRYCSDDKNNENLPFCFTPEKAEKYKSLSYITKNLREDWETSCPTKGVKNAKFGLWVDGYCIDYKKPKVLDSETLLECSQKVFDESASDQPKQYEKYLEDTAKIRRGIVDKNGKLIGEALLPIGSYRADQVKSKGKGYNWAHYDKIKKKCYIFDKKPSCLINDNNFTAITALSSIEENSQEDFPCNIYKNKIQEEIKVLNVNRNNNGNNIVKFPRIFISTDKNSLNCPCDPTQMSEHSCNFYVCNCVEKRQFISENNDVQIKEEFRSEYESPINQNMIIIIILIATGAILAALLIFYFFKSNKPGEDYDKMGQADAYGKTKSRKDEMLDPEVSFWGEDKRASHTTPVLMEKPYY
- a CDS encoding FHA domain-containing protein, putative, with amino-acid sequence MKKNMVEYNMPEESEYKEECIFTSIDIFNGDYNYLNFHYICEIIFDDFSFISPYHCYFFLRNQYEPLENIKNNYLQNTGNSISNHDYLKVIREKKSIELFENKRALYYSQNELPSSNRRALNAIADVINGLAIEDLIAISVYLGENPEWNKHKLTWMEMMQRDKFRRYQKIRENLGSTEKREIIYKVKGEEFDKIENKNMIKDIYYFGVFERKGQNNLGRIYMNIRNDIINNNEIYSWVLTNCNLQTDKNLIADIIIEEKYLERTIIDNIQTDEIYTKKNENINDYIKTEEKIQNYSFTSKEFISFGKNSNNDIICLNPSISRFHCILYFSKDFHLYLIDVGSKSRTKLNNNVIKINEKYKIENNDVIILGVSKRTYKINIQIDKVLSYLDTKKNEAQKKLKVINEEIEHPMKNKNLLKLKVSNIYYKCNENDILDFFKDCGEIKNMHMYNVPIINKEEGVENGNNNKDDSNKSKKKKFLKQAIIEVYDKNTSANIIKKNDSFLYGRKIHIEYQSFHQNKYRDNNFNTKKKFENFDIQVTCKNSKYDGEKIIIKGENSRYKKFKRNESGEYQRGEERKMERRGHMNRQSEEREISRSKRNQRRGGRNRSSSSEQSDSSRGERNRRGRIDRSSSSRSKRSSSSRRERSSSSRRERSSSSRRERSSSSRRERSSSSRRERSSSSRTKRSSSSRSEKGRRSRDGKKRHNKYSSRYSIESQDSHKRYPKKK